The Paenibacillus sp. 481 DNA window ATATAAATAGCGTACTTCACGCCAATTTGGCTGTCCGCTCGCGTTCCACCCTGAAACATTGCGCCCGTGCATTCGAATCATCGTTAAGGAAGGCTCGGTTGGATGCAGAATCATCGGAACCGATCCTTCCCCAGCTTGAGGCTCGTCGCATATGCTATGAATCCATCCCTCCTGTTCCATAAACGCTAACGTCTTGTCGTGCATATCAGCGCGAAACCAGCTCTGATGGCGAAATTCCAGCGCCACTGGAATCCCTTCCATCCACGTACGTGTTCGTCGTAAGACGTCCACATGCTTCCGGCTACAATCAAACCACGGCGGATATTGAAACAATGCGGCTTTCAATTTACCCGCCTGTTGCAACGTCTCCACCGATTCACGAAACACGTTAAACATCGTTCTCGAATCAGCGAACGGAATTTTCCCTCTAGAATGCCCCGTCATCCCTTGGTACGCTTTAACAATAAAGCTAAAATGACTCGGCGTCTGCCCGATCCAACTTTGCATCCGTTCAACGGAAGGAATCGCGTAAAATGAGCTGTCCAGCTCTACGATTGAAAAATGGTCGGCATAGCTTTTTAATTTATCACTGCTCTTCGTGCCCGCTGCATAAATAGCGTCATGATCACCCCATCCGGCTAAACCGATTTGTATGGAGGCAGCGTTTGTTCTGTCTAAGCTCACGTCCAGTCACTCCTAGTGCATTAAACTTGATTCGCATTTTTTGGTATGATTATCTTTGTACAAATCACATAAATTATGTTACTATATAAATGTTAGTAATGAACAATAATTCTTATCTAAAATGGTTACTTTATAACGAGAAGGGACAGATGATAATGACAACACATATTGATGAAGTTATGCGTGCACGTCACTCCGTACGTAAATACGATGCGGATGTACGTATTCCAGAAGCAGATTTACAACATATTTTGGAAATGGCAGCAACTGCACCTTCCTCTTGGAACTTGCAGCATTGGCGTTTCCTCACGATTCAAGAAGCAGCGAACAAACAGCGCTTGCTCCCTATCGCTTATAATCAGCAACAAATCGTGGACAGCTCCGCGGTCATCGTCATATTGGGCGATGCAGAAGCGAACTTGGTAGCTGGCGATGTATACGGCCCAGCGCTTGCGTCTGGCTATATTTCGCAACAAGTACATGACACGCTTGTGGGCAATATTGAACAAGCTTATGCAAGCAGCTCGGCTTTCGGTCGTGAAGAAGCCATTCGCAACGCTTCTTTAGCAGCAATGCAACTTATGTTGGCTGCCAAAGCGAAAGGGTACGACACTTGCCCAATCGGTGGATTTAACCGTGAACAACTTGCAGAAGCGTTCAACATTCCAACTCGCTATGTGCCTGTTATGATTATAACAGTAGGTCAAGCTTCTGCTCCAGCACACGGCACAGGTCGATTCCCATTGACACATTCGGTTATTAACGAAACATTCTAAGACAACAGCGTCTGTCCAGCGTATCCACGTTAGACAGACGTTTTTACCTTGGCTCGCTATTTAAGCCTTAACATCACATGTACGGAACGTCCGTCCCCTTTAAGATTCGATTGTCGCACATACAGCTGCGCCGAGCCATCCCCATCCAAAAATATGCCATCTTCCAACGCTTCAGATACATGTCTGCTTGAAAAATACTCCATAATGCCTTGCCGAAACAAACCCGCAGTTACGCGTGTCGGCGTCACTACCAAATAAAGACGCCCTTGCCGGTCATACACAACAGCTGAGCGCTCGCGTTGCTCATCCATAAAAGGGAGAGCTTCCGCTTTCGCTTGTGCGTACCAGTCCTCTTTTTTTCGTTGCAGTTGCATACTGATGCCGCCTGCGGCCCAATAGTTCGAACTATCCTGAATACGAATCTCATCCATCGAGCGAACGATTTGCACGGACAGCCGTTTGTCGACTTCGTCATACACGAGCGTTCCTCGCGCATATTTGACATTCAACCCCCCCCTGATCCGTATTCATTTTGACTCCCTAATAAAGGTTGACCATCACCCACAGCTATACTAAGTAGCTTATCCTCATAAAAAAACCAGCGACCTTTCCAATGCCTCTTGTTTGCGTTCATCCAGTCGCTTGAATAAATGACGATCAGCCGAAAGAAACGGCCATCTATCAGCTGATCCATCGATTAGATGCGGTATTACGTCACAGATGGAACTTGCCTTAGTATGTCAATCTCCTACCACGCATCCGATTCCCTAACCACCGGCTTCACCTCCTCACAGACGAAGAACAAATCAGGCAAGCGGGAGACGAAACGTAAAAGGAGCGCTCCATGTATTTTAGGTTCCGCTTCATGCTCAGCTCAGCGCAGAGCCGGTCACTCCAAGCAACATTCCCCAGTTTTCTCGACTGAGCATTTTCCATTTCATTCAAGTTCTACTCAAGCTCGATTTCACGAAAAAACCTCCGTCAATGTCGGTTCCGAAAGCACCGTCAGGGAGAGAGGTTAATGACAAAGCAATAAAAACTACCGCCCCCCTAGAGTTGAGCGGTAGTTGTACTACTTGCTAATATTATATTCACTTACTTCAAATGTTAAGATCTTGTCAAAGATAACATAATCTTTTCGGCTGCTGAATGGACCTTTGTTATTATTGTGTTTATTAATTGCAAATTTAGCCGATCCAATGCCGTTAGACTTTGCCTCATACCAATCGATAAATGCATTTACTTCAGCCATGGATAGATCAAATTCCTTTTCTAAACCGGTGCTCAATGTCACTACAAGAATTGCTCTATTTCCTTTAGGTTGTTCTGGATCTGGTTTTGGATCTGGTTTTGGATCAGGGATTACTGCTGCTTGAGGTGTTGCCATTGCTTCATTTGAATATTTACTTTCTCCGTCCGCATTAATTGCCGTCACCACATAGTAATAAGTAGTTCCATTATTTACGGAAGTGTCAGTATAATTTGTTCCAATAACATTGGTAGCGATAGATGTATACGGCCCGCCTGCTGTTGTAGCTCTGAATACATTGTAGCTTTTTGCATTATCAACCGCATTCCAGGCAAGATCTACTTTGGAATTCCCTCCCACTGCATGTAAATTAAGTGGTGCTGATGGTAGATTAGGCTTTGACGAAATTAGAGTTATTTCGGATATCGCTGCCCATGAATTTGATGCGGCGATATCAATTTTAATTCCATCATAGTCTCCAGGGGTTACCGCAACTGGTTCAAATAAATCCACCTTAGTAGGATCTATAGTTCCAGGTGAAGATGGATCAATTCCTGTAATAACACTTGCTGTAATTTTAGAGCTTATAGCCGCCCATTCACCATTCTTCAGTCCGTAAAAAGTATAACTCACATTAGACTTTCCGCTTGCTACAGATGCTAACTGAATCTTTGTGATATTAATTGAGCTCGGAAAAGTTACCTGAATAGTTCCAGTAGTATTACCGGCATTCCAATAGGTAGAAGCATCGCCATCTATTGCAGCTTCTGTCCGATGACCACCATAAAATGTACCCGATGAAACAGAACCTTTTGGTATAGCAGTACCTTGCATATTTCCTACTGATCCTGCTGCATATGTAGGCAGTGCACCAATACACATCATTAATACGATTAGTGCTAGAATACTTTTGGTTTTCAAGTTGTTCACTCCTATTAATTAATAAGTTGACAAAGATAAATGATACAAAATATAAAATAACATGTCCAAACATATTAATACTTTTATAAGAAAATAATCCATTATCAAGGTTTATTCTCATAAAATACATGTTTACTATTTTGAAGTACTTTCGACAACATTACATGCACCCAAAACACGATGAACCGATTCCCATCTAAGTTTTTAGTATGTCGTCTCACTAATCGGGGAGTTGAATACCTGATTAGCCCCTCGAATTTGGACACACACCTGCTAATATGCGCTTTCTCAAAAGCTAGCACACCAGCTTTTATGGAACAACCTACGATCTTGTTATTACTGCGGTTCGGCAAGATTAGCACAGTTTAATGGTCTCAAGTTAATCTGATTCCAAAAAAAAGAGACGAATATCAATATCCGTCTCGGCTTGAACATTGTTCCTTTAATTCGGTGAACTCGGTACAAAGTTGGGCTACAAACTGCTCGATTTGGGCTTTCGTAATTTGGATTTGCAATGCTGGGCCCGTGTTACAAGAAATGCGTTGTGCCCCAAATTCTCCGGCATCTAACACGAAAATAAGCGTGTATGTATCAGGATACTCCTCATGATCGATTTTATTTATGTACATTTCAAAACCCGGCTCTAACATACTTATACTTGCTTGCGGCAGGTTTAATGAATGAGAAAGTTTACGAGTCATCAATAAAAAGTCTTCTTCTATGCAGTGAACCGTCTCGTTAATATCAAAATAATTGCTTATAAGACGAATCTCAAGTGACACGGTATGATATCCGTCATCATGATTCGTAAAGTTTGAAACCGTTAATTCAATCGCACAGGATGAAATATCGAATTCAGTATCTAGAAGTTTAGCCAATTTGTCATCACCTTCGTTAGTATTTCCACTTAAATAGTGTCCATTTTCCCTTAGGGTTTGTTTGCACATAAGTCGTTACCGCAGATTTTCTATCACCAGAGAGTACTACGGCCACCTTAGAGCTATTCTTATCCCAAGCTATTGGTGCACCCGATTGATTGTCCTTGTAGCGGTCACCATGCGATAATGCAGTATCTAGTTGAACAGCAGTAATACTTCTGTCGAGTGCTCTATCTTTCACATGAGCAGTCAATGTAATAATCTGTCCCGTCGACAATTGTACAGGTTGAGCTTTCCCCTTTGTAATAACTAAGGTCCTCAATAAAGGAACAGCTTTTAAATCTTCAGAAGACTTTTCTGCTGTGAGCTCACTGCTACTTGCGTGAAGTACTTCCGACTCATTTTGCAGACTTGTTTGCGAGTCTTTGTCAAGAATAGATTGTACAGCTTCTGCATAGGGACTGTAAATGAAAGAGATACAAAAAGAGATAATAAAGGTAAAGAACAAAAATTTACTTATATGTTTCACAACCTCACACCTCCTAAATAATGGTCATCCATTAACCTTCCGCAGAGAGTCTAACATACAATCCATTACATGGCAACGCGTATAATAAATAACTATTTCAGCCTTTTTCCTTGATTGCATTTCGCAGAAAACCCAATAACAATACACCTGACACCTACTCGGCATAAAAAAGGAGGGGCCACATCTAAGGGCTCCCTCCTCCTACAATCTATTTTTTTCCGTTCTCATTCACGCCAACGTAACTTCAAATCCAATTCACAATACGTCTTTTCTGCCGTACCACTAACCAACTTGAGGATAATGCCTTCGGGCGTAAAATTCATATGCATATCCGCTGATACCCCTGTACTTCGAATGAGTCGAACGACCTCATCATTGAGACCACGTTGCGCCGCATCCATAATCTTGGTGGCGAACTCCGACGAGTGTTGCACACGCTCCAGTAGTTTTCCGGCTTGCTGCATAAGCTGCTGGCTCATGGCAGCCGAAGCCATAAACGGAGCAGCATGTACAGCTGGATACATTTCAGGCCGCTCATTGTATGATGGCTCAAAATAGCGTCTATTAATCGGCTTTAACGGCACCACAGGTCCGATAGGTTGAATCGCACCGACCCGCTGCGCCTTTCCGGGCACATATGGTCGCATCGTACTCCTCCTTCGTGTCATCCATCTTCTATTTTTATGTGGATAACTGCACAACGGTGACTGATAGAAGAATATGATTGAAATGGAATGATATATGCTATTACCCGCTTAGAACATACTCCAATCATATTGTTCAGATAAGCGAGCCAGCAAATGCACACCAGCAACGCTATTACCTTTATTGTTTAATGCCGGACCGACCACACCGATCCCCATTTGACCAGGAACGATAGCTAAAATACCACCCGACACCCCGCTTTTTGCAGGAATCCCAACTTGAATAGCAAATTCGCCAGAAGCATTGTACATCCCGCATGTAACCATAAATGATTTGACGATTTGCACAAAATGGCGTGGAATAACTTGCTCTCCCGTTTCCGTATCAAAGCCATTGTTGGCAAGCAATAGCCCCATTTGGGCCAAATTCGCACAGCTCACTTGAATCGCGCATTGACGGAAATACACTTCAAGTGTCTCCTCAACATCTTCTTCCAAGATTCCGTTATCGACCAAAAAATAAGCTAGGGAGCGATTCCGATTCGCCGTATCACGCTCTGAGCTGTACACGTCCTCATTCCAGCCAATGGAATTATCTTTCGCTAGCTTACGAATAAAATCAAGCATCCGCGCCGATTTCACCGCTGGTGTCTCACCTGCAATCAATGAAGCAATGACAATCGCCCCAGCATTAATGAATGGATTGAAAGGCTTACCTGGGTCTACGAGCTCCAATTTTAACATCGAATTAAAATCGTCTCCCGTCGGCTCCATCCCTACCTTCTCAAATACGCGCTCCTCACCACTGTCCATTAAGGCAAGTAGCAGCGAGAACACTTTAGAAATGCTTTGCATTGTGAAGCCAATTCCACAATCACCAATCGTAATTCGTTCACCTTTTATATCAAAAATAGAAATACCTAACGCATCCTTAGGTGAGTTTGCCAATCCCGGTATATATGTTGCCACTTCGCCCTCTTCAGCTATAACGCGGCTTTGTTCGACCAACTGCGGCAGTTCTGCACGCAATTGTTGCCAGTTGGTTGCCATCTTCTGTTCACTCCGTTCTTCCTAAACCGCTCAATTCATAACACACAAAAAAAGATAAGATATAAATTATATTTTATGCCTATATCGTCTGACAACCAACAAGTAAATTCGTACAATTATATAATTATGCAAAAAAAGTTCATAAACCCGCTTTATTTAGTAAGAATAGAGCCAAAAAATAAGCATCAATCTCAAAAACACCAAAGATTACATGTCTGAACAAATGTTCTCTCCCCATGGTTTTTCCAATTTGTGATTCCACCATTCATTCCGTAAAAAAGGAAAATCCCCTTACTCAATAGCTTAGAACGACGTCATCCAACGTTCATCCTTCAGCTGTTAAGTCAAGGGGATTCTCACTATAGTTAAATGTATCTATTTATTCATCTAAATAAGGGCAAATACAAGCTGTACTTACTCCGCAGCCACCGTGCTGCTCGCACCTAGCTTCGCGCGTACGTTGCGCGTTGCTTCCACCATGTTGCGCAACGCCGCAATCGTTTCCGGCTCGTGGCGTGTCTTCAGGCCGCAGTCAGGGTTAATCCAGAACAAGTCATGCGGCAGTACGGACAAGGCACGCTCCATAAGCTGCTGCATTTCTTCGACAGCTGGTACACGCGGGCTATGAATGTCATAAACACCGAGGCCAATGCCCAACTCATAGCTTTCACGTTCGAATACCGCCACGATGTCACCACCGCTGCGCGCTGTTTCCAGCGAGATCACGTCTGCATCCATATCCGTAATCGTCTGGATCATATCCGAGAAGTCACAGTAACACATATGCGTATGAATTTGCGTCTGCGCAGCCGCGCCGCCTGTGGACAAGCGGAACGCGCGTACAGCCCACTCTTTGTAATATACCGCATCTTCCGGCAATAAAGGCATTCCTTCCTTCACAGCTGGCTCATCCACTTGAATCATGCCAATTCCCGCTTGCTCCAACGCTTCAATTTCTTGACGAAGCGCATAAGCAAGTTGATACGTCGATTGCTCACGTGGAATATCATCACGTACGAACGACCAGTTTAAGATCGTAACCGGACCTGTCAACATGCCTTTAACAGGTTGCGATGTCAACGACTGTGCAAATGCCGTTTCGGCAACGGTCATCGCTTCTTTGAATGCTACGTCTCCGTACAATACCGGAGGCTTCACACAGCGTGAGCCGTAAGACTGTACCCAGCCATATTGAGTAAAGGCGAAGCCATCCAGCTTCTCACCAAAATATTCAACCATATCTGTCCGTTCAAACTCACCATGCACAAGAACATCAATACCGATTTCTTCTTGAATTTGAATCCAGCGCTTCATTTCATCCTGCAAAAACGTTTCGTACGTGTTCAAATCCCACTCGCCACGGCGGTAGCGCAGACGTGCACGACGAATTTCTGCTGTTTGCGGCATACTGCCGATCGTTGTCGTCGGCAACAGCGGCAATAGTGGCCAGCGCTCACGGTGCAGTTGCTTCCGCTCCGCAAAGTGCGCACGACGCGTGCCTTGCTCCTCATCAGCAAGCAGCTGTGCCAGCTCGCTTACAACTTGTGGACGTTGACGCAACGGCAGCGTGCGCCATGCATGTACCGCTTGCGCGCTTGCTTCAACTGCCGAAGTCGTAACGGCATCGGCTTGCGATTGATGACGCGCAAGCAGTGTAATTTCCGCCAGCTTCTCGTCAGCGAACGCGAGCGCTTGCTGTAATTCCGGCAGCAATGCTGCTTCACGCTGCGTCGTTAACGGCACGTGGAGCAAGCTGCACGATGGCTGCAAGATCCAACGCTCCTGCGGCACAATAGCGGCAACCGTTTCGAGCCAAGCCGATACAGCGGCTAAGTCCGTTTGCCAAATGTTGCGGCCATCAATGACGCCGAGTGCAAGGCGCTTGTCAGCTGGGAAACCGTGCTTACGCAGCGACACTTCGTTGCGCAACTTGCCATGTACAAAGTCTAGGCCCAACGTATCAACTGGCAACTGCACGAATGCTTCATAGTTCGAGACGCCTTCGAAATAAGTCTGAACCCACAAATGCAATTGCGGTACAGCTTGACGCAAAGCTTCATAGAATGACTGTACAGCAGCCCACTCTTCATTACTCATCGGCAGTACGAACGACGGCTCATCCAGTTGCACGACTGCGACACCTTCCGCAGCCAGCTCTTGCAACAATTGGCTGTATACGTCTTGGAATTGCGCCAGTACTTGAAGGCGCTCTGTCTTGGATACGCCTTTCATCGAGCGAACGTACGTGTACGGCCCAACGACGACAGGCTTTGTCTCAATGCCGAGCGCTGCTTTTACGCGACGGTACGCTTGCAGTGGACGGTTAGTCGTCAATTGCGGAGCGCGTCCTTCCCACTCCGGTACGATATAGTGATAGTTCGTATTGAACCATTTAGTCATTTCACAAGCGACCGCTTCTTGCGTGCCGCGAGCTAGAGCAAACATAAGATCAGGGGACACTTCGCCACCCGTATACTCAAAACGAGAAGGGATCAGGCCGAACATTGTCGTCGTATCCAACACATGATCATACCAAGCATATTCGTTTACTGGGATATAGTGTATGCCTTTATCCTGCATCGTGCGAACGCGCTCAATCTCGATGCGCTCTAGCTCAACCTGCAAAGCTTCAGCGGAACTTTTTCCAGCCCAATATTGCTCTAACGCCTTCTTCCACTCGCGGTCATAACCGATCCTCGGGTACCCAATTACGCTTGTTAATACATTCGTTGTTGTCAAAATACTTCTCCCCTTCCGCATTCTAAGGACGTTCATACGCCAGCTTAGCCACTATCCATTTGCCTTTTTTAGCTACAAAATATAAAAATGCACACAAAAAGGCACTTCTGTGCGAAATAGGTCCATACAGAAGTGCCGTAAACTTTACCTCATGATAAATGATTTCAACAAATAAGCCGTATACATGATCAGATCATGATTACGACGTCCTTTGCCGCGTTTACGAAACACTTCCCTATCTCCCGTAGGTTCACACAGTGTTGCCAGAACAGGCAGGTCTCCTGACTTCAGCTTCATCGGTAGCGGCTTCCCTTCCCAGTCTGATCGACCAGTGGTTGATAAGCACTACCTCATCTGTTACAGTGGCGGGACCGTGTCGGTATTTCACCGATCTTCCCTTTTAAGCTTTGAGACATGCTCAAAGCACCTGTTCCCTCTTATCCAGTTGTGTCCTTGGCGTTGTTTTCCAATTGATGATGATTATAAACGCAATCTCGAGTGGTGACAAGTTCTTTTTATCTCAAGCGATTACCATTCTTCTTCCCATCGATCTAAGTAATCCCTCTCCACCCGCGTAGCTGAGGAAATAAGACAACGAGAAAGAGCGACCCTGACTGACGTCAAGCTCGCTCACTCCTAAGTGCCAAATAAAGTTATCCAGCAACTATGCTGCTAATATCGTTAGGCGCCACGCACAAACACAATTTCGTTGTGCTGCCCATCCAATGTAAGCTCTTGATCCTCTAGAAACCACACATCATTTTGCTCCATAAAAAATGTGATTCCTTCCGCTTGCACCGTCACGGCCGGATGCCGTGGACTGTCTTTCATAATGCCGAAAGAATAAGGTCCGGCATCGCTAAATCCGCTATAGCGAACGAAGATGCGCACGGAGTCTCCTGGTGTAAAGTCCCAATCCGCAACAAAAATGCGGACCGCTTCAGATGTTACCCGTAGTTGCATCGTACGACCTCCTTATGATGAAAATAGACTGCTAATTAAGTCGTACTTCGATCATAACATGCCGATAGCACATTTAAAAGCAAGAACTTGTGTAGTGTTGATGCAATCGTTAACACTAGCAGTGACTAGCATAAATTAACAATATATGGGTCTAATTCATTTTATTACAGCTTCACGCGTTGCAATCGAAGCGCATTTAGCACAACGGACACAGAGCTAAAGGCCATTGCCGCCCCCGCCAACCATGGCGCGAGCAATCCAGCTGCGGCAATTGGAATGCCCAAGCTGTTATAAAAGAGCGCCCAGAACAAGTTCTGCTTAATGTTGCGCATCGTACGGCGGCTCATTTCCATCGCATCTGCGATACCGTTCAAGTCGCCACGCATGAGCGTCACCCCAGCCGTCTCCATGGCGACGTCCGTGCCCCCGCCGATAGCAAAACCTACATCTGCTGCTGCAAGCGCTGGTGCATCATTAATCCCGTCGCCGACCATAGCGACGACGCGCCCCTCAGACTGCAAGCGGCGTACATGCTCCGCTTTTTGTTCAGGCAGCACCTCTGCGTGCACCTGCTCAATTCCGACTTGAGACGCAATCGCTTGCGCCGTGCGAACATTATCGCCTGTCAACATGACGACGTTGATGCCTAACTTGTTCAAGCGTTCAATCGCTTTGCGCGATGTCTCTTTTACTTGGTCTGCGGCCGCAACGATGCCCGCAAATCGTCCGTCTACGGCAACGAGCATCGCTGTCTTGCCTGCTTGCTCCATGTTGCGCATCGTCTGTTCAGCATGTGAACTATCAACGCCATGACGTGCCAACCATGCACGTGTACCGATGACAACTTGACGGCCTTCTGCTTCCGCAATAATACCATGGCCAGGTTCAGCTCGGAATGAAGTCGCTTCGCCGT harbors:
- a CDS encoding DUF72 domain-containing protein; the protein is MSLDRTNAASIQIGLAGWGDHDAIYAAGTKSSDKLKSYADHFSIVELDSSFYAIPSVERMQSWIGQTPSHFSFIVKAYQGMTGHSRGKIPFADSRTMFNVFRESVETLQQAGKLKAALFQYPPWFDCSRKHVDVLRRTRTWMEGIPVALEFRHQSWFRADMHDKTLAFMEQEGWIHSICDEPQAGEGSVPMILHPTEPSLTMIRMHGRNVSGWNASGQPNWREVRYLYDYNEAELEQWSGYLRALTQQTAEVCMIFNNNSGGHAAGNAKQLMSMLGQPVTPMPMQQMTIFDE
- a CDS encoding nitroreductase family protein, which produces MIMTTHIDEVMRARHSVRKYDADVRIPEADLQHILEMAATAPSSWNLQHWRFLTIQEAANKQRLLPIAYNQQQIVDSSAVIVILGDAEANLVAGDVYGPALASGYISQQVHDTLVGNIEQAYASSSAFGREEAIRNASLAAMQLMLAAKAKGYDTCPIGGFNREQLAEAFNIPTRYVPVMIITVGQASAPAHGTGRFPLTHSVINETF
- a CDS encoding phosphodiester glycosidase family protein, whose translation is MNVKYARGTLVYDEVDKRLSVQIVRSMDEIRIQDSSNYWAAGGISMQLQRKKEDWYAQAKAEALPFMDEQRERSAVVYDRQGRLYLVVTPTRVTAGLFRQGIMEYFSSRHVSEALEDGIFLDGDGSAQLYVRQSNLKGDGRSVHVMLRLK
- a CDS encoding discoidin domain-containing protein, with translation MKTKSILALIVLMMCIGALPTYAAGSVGNMQGTAIPKGSVSSGTFYGGHRTEAAIDGDASTYWNAGNTTGTIQVTFPSSINITKIQLASVASGKSNVSYTFYGLKNGEWAAISSKITASVITGIDPSSPGTIDPTKVDLFEPVAVTPGDYDGIKIDIAASNSWAAISEITLISSKPNLPSAPLNLHAVGGNSKVDLAWNAVDNAKSYNVFRATTAGGPYTSIATNVIGTNYTDTSVNNGTTYYYVVTAINADGESKYSNEAMATPQAAVIPDPKPDPKPDPEQPKGNRAILVVTLSTGLEKEFDLSMAEVNAFIDWYEAKSNGIGSAKFAINKHNNNKGPFSSRKDYVIFDKILTFEVSEYNISK
- a CDS encoding Nif11-like leader peptide family natural product precursor, whose amino-acid sequence is MRPYVPGKAQRVGAIQPIGPVVPLKPINRRYFEPSYNERPEMYPAVHAAPFMASAAMSQQLMQQAGKLLERVQHSSEFATKIMDAAQRGLNDEVVRLIRSTGVSADMHMNFTPEGIILKLVSGTAEKTYCELDLKLRWRE
- the glsA gene encoding glutaminase A, which codes for MATNWQQLRAELPQLVEQSRVIAEEGEVATYIPGLANSPKDALGISIFDIKGERITIGDCGIGFTMQSISKVFSLLLALMDSGEERVFEKVGMEPTGDDFNSMLKLELVDPGKPFNPFINAGAIVIASLIAGETPAVKSARMLDFIRKLAKDNSIGWNEDVYSSERDTANRNRSLAYFLVDNGILEEDVEETLEVYFRQCAIQVSCANLAQMGLLLANNGFDTETGEQVIPRHFVQIVKSFMVTCGMYNASGEFAIQVGIPAKSGVSGGILAIVPGQMGIGVVGPALNNKGNSVAGVHLLARLSEQYDWSMF
- the metE gene encoding 5-methyltetrahydropteroyltriglutamate--homocysteine S-methyltransferase; its protein translation is MTTTNVLTSVIGYPRIGYDREWKKALEQYWAGKSSAEALQVELERIEIERVRTMQDKGIHYIPVNEYAWYDHVLDTTTMFGLIPSRFEYTGGEVSPDLMFALARGTQEAVACEMTKWFNTNYHYIVPEWEGRAPQLTTNRPLQAYRRVKAALGIETKPVVVGPYTYVRSMKGVSKTERLQVLAQFQDVYSQLLQELAAEGVAVVQLDEPSFVLPMSNEEWAAVQSFYEALRQAVPQLHLWVQTYFEGVSNYEAFVQLPVDTLGLDFVHGKLRNEVSLRKHGFPADKRLALGVIDGRNIWQTDLAAVSAWLETVAAIVPQERWILQPSCSLLHVPLTTQREAALLPELQQALAFADEKLAEITLLARHQSQADAVTTSAVEASAQAVHAWRTLPLRQRPQVVSELAQLLADEEQGTRRAHFAERKQLHRERWPLLPLLPTTTIGSMPQTAEIRRARLRYRRGEWDLNTYETFLQDEMKRWIQIQEEIGIDVLVHGEFERTDMVEYFGEKLDGFAFTQYGWVQSYGSRCVKPPVLYGDVAFKEAMTVAETAFAQSLTSQPVKGMLTGPVTILNWSFVRDDIPREQSTYQLAYALRQEIEALEQAGIGMIQVDEPAVKEGMPLLPEDAVYYKEWAVRAFRLSTGGAAAQTQIHTHMCYCDFSDMIQTITDMDADVISLETARSGGDIVAVFERESYELGIGLGVYDIHSPRVPAVEEMQQLMERALSVLPHDLFWINPDCGLKTRHEPETIAALRNMVEATRNVRAKLGASSTVAAE
- a CDS encoding HesB/YadR/YfhF family protein, whose protein sequence is MQLRVTSEAVRIFVADWDFTPGDSVRIFVRYSGFSDAGPYSFGIMKDSPRHPAVTVQAEGITFFMEQNDVWFLEDQELTLDGQHNEIVFVRGA